In the Pseudochaenichthys georgianus chromosome 1, fPseGeo1.2, whole genome shotgun sequence genome, one interval contains:
- the LOC117453188 gene encoding ligand-dependent corepressor-like codes for MEGQNAHREDMTHLQQHTLSLIIRRSIKAEHTLPEGEEDGLLQRSLQDGLRENYANSTSFKPPLARSLRIKEELLSQKHRLLSQPAALSLANLESAGLLNHAQSLALLGQKGSSSFWGSKAHLESLMKLKQASGALNGALSDLKDLPTFLENHHNHHGAFSYKSSHHHNHVSKAQHHHNEGKRDQGHSPPVDLKIPQVRGMDLSWDPHGNELYGYGAMGIGGGCHGENSLNRKLRAILPKQNRRGGSLGSLLDGAADYWSSDLDHSSSGPAYSISDAEGDPNSKQPRKKRGRYRQYNTDILEEAITQVMTGKMSVSKAQNMYGIPHSTLEYKVKERLGTLKNPPKKKLKLMMKVEAGGRDFPLGESENRLNATPRDDGPPLAAAELQDNVKEEIEDDFKPID; via the coding sequence ACGTTCCATTAAAGCGGAACACACGCTgccagagggggaggaggacGGTTTGCTGCAGAGAAGCTTGCAGGACGGACTGAGGGAGAACTACGCCAACTCCACCTCCTTCAAACCGCCATTGGCCCGCTCGCTGCGTATCAAGGAAGAGCTCCTCAGCCAGAAGCACCGCCTCCTGAGCCAGCCTGCTGCCCTCTCATTGGCTAATCTAGAGTCAGCAGGCTTGCTCAATCATGCGCAGTCCCTCGCCTTGCTTGGCCAGAAGGGCTCTTCCTCTTTCTGGGGAAGCAAGGCCCACCTCGAAAGCCTGATGAAGCTAAAGCAGGCCAGTGGAGCTTTGAACGGGGCCCTCAGCGACCTCAAAGACCTGCCTACGTTCCTGGAGAATCACCACAACCACCACGGAGCCTTCTCCTACAAGAGTTCCCACCACCACAATCATGTCTCCAAAGCCCAACACCACCACAACGAGGGGAAGAGGGACCAGGGCCACTCGCCCCCTGTCGACCTAAAGATCCCACAAGTTCGGGGCATGGATCTCTCCTGGGACCCCCATGGCAATGAGCTGTACGGATATGGCGCCATGGGGATTGGGGGAGGATGTCATGGTGAAAACAGCCTGAACCGGAAGCTGAGAGCCATCCTACCCAAGCAGAACCGCCGGGGAGGAAGTCTTGGAAGCCTCCTGGATGGCGCTGCCGACTACTGGAGCTCCGACTTGGACCACTCCAGTTCTGGGCCGGCGTACTCCATCTCTGACGCAGAAGGGGACCCCAACTCCAAGCAGCCGAGGAAGAAGAGGGGCCGTTATCGCCAGTACAACACGGACATCCTGGAGGAGGCCATCACCCAAGTGATGACCGGGAAGATGAGCGTGTCCAAGGCTCAGAACATGTACGGGATCCCGCACAGCACCCTGGAGTACAAGGTGAAGGAGCGCCTGGGCACCTTGAAGAACCCCCCAAAGAAGAAGCTCAAGCTGATGATGAAGGTGGAAGCAGGGGGCCGGGATTTCCCTCTCGGAGAGTCGGAGAACAGGCTCAACGCGACGCCGCGAGACGACGGGCCGCCGCTGGCTGCGGCTGAGCTCCAGGACAATGTAAAGGAAGAGATTGAAGACGATTTCAAACCGATCGACTAA